In the Streptomyces fradiae ATCC 10745 = DSM 40063 genome, CAGACGCCGCCGGGGACCCTGCACACCTTCGACATGGCCTTGGCCGGCCCCGGGGGGAAGTTGTCGAAGGCCTCGCAGGCCACCAGCACCAGGCGCGCGATGTGCTGGTCCTGCCCTTCCGAGACCAGGAACTGGCCGCCGCCCCAGTCGTTGAGCACGAGCGTCACCCGGCCCAGACCGAGGCTCTCGATGAACTCGCCCAGCAGCCGGGCGACACCGCGCTGGGACAGGTCGGCATCCGGGTTCATCGGCTGACGGTGACCACCGAGGGGCAGCGTGGGCAACACACAGCGGTACCCGTCCAGCAGCGGGACCACCTTGCGCCACTGCGACTCGTTCATCGGCGGGCCGTGGCCGAAGACCAGCACCGGCCCCTCACCGCCGCTGTCCTGATAGTCGATCGGTCCGGACGACAACTCGATCCTCGGCACCACGGCCTCCAGTCGGCTAGTTCGTTCCTCTGTTGCTTCCCCAGCGGTGCCGCACGTGAAGCGCTGCCCGCTCGCGTATCACCGGCCGGGCTCGGCACCTGACGGCGACGAACGACCCGGAGCAGGATGTCACCCGGGCGAGGGCCGCGGGCCGGTGTCCGCCACCGCGTCGTTCACCGACCGCCGGCCGGCGGTGGGACCGCGCCGTCGAGGAGAGCGGCGCCCAGCAAAGTGAGTGCGTGCAGGACACCGCCGC is a window encoding:
- a CDS encoding alpha/beta fold hydrolase, producing MPRIELSSGPIDYQDSGGEGPVLVFGHGPPMNESQWRKVVPLLDGYRCVLPTLPLGGHRQPMNPDADLSQRGVARLLGEFIESLGLGRVTLVLNDWGGGQFLVSEGQDQHIARLVLVACEAFDNFPPGPAKAMSKVCRVPGGVWLLTRLMRVPALRHSRRGYGGMSLRGIPDEIMDDWFAPATRSRAIRRDFAKFATGAPDSRTLLAWSERLRDFDRPVLVVWATEDRLMPREHGPRLAELYPRGRLVEIADSSTLIPEDQPELLARTLIDFLVETGAEPARRDR